The following proteins are co-located in the Hydrogenophaga sp. RAC07 genome:
- a CDS encoding SDR family NAD(P)-dependent oxidoreductase, whose amino-acid sequence MSNSYRLANKVALITGAGAGIGAAVSTLFAREGAAILMVDADAQALERTKAAILNAQPDARVFGMLADVTNEEAAMASARHCVDAWGSLDVLVNNAAMRNYSAAGDATPGEWQAMVGVNLVGMSNYCKAALPALRASGAGSIVNVSSCYAVTGRRGMGLYDATKAAQLAYTRTLAFEEAPHSVRANAVCPGSTLTDFHVGRAQGAGKNVEQLKSERKDTSLIGRWADPIEIARPILWLASSEASFITGTTLMVDGGLHIM is encoded by the coding sequence ATGAGCAACAGTTACCGCTTGGCGAACAAGGTCGCGCTGATTACCGGTGCGGGCGCCGGCATCGGCGCTGCAGTGTCAACCTTGTTCGCTCGCGAAGGCGCTGCCATCCTGATGGTGGATGCCGATGCGCAGGCACTCGAGCGAACGAAGGCCGCCATTCTGAATGCTCAGCCTGATGCGAGGGTGTTCGGCATGCTCGCTGATGTGACCAATGAGGAGGCGGCGATGGCCAGCGCCAGGCACTGTGTTGACGCGTGGGGTTCGCTGGATGTTCTCGTCAACAACGCAGCGATGCGCAACTATTCGGCAGCGGGCGATGCGACACCGGGTGAATGGCAGGCGATGGTGGGCGTCAACCTGGTTGGAATGTCCAATTACTGCAAAGCTGCTCTCCCGGCGTTGCGTGCATCGGGTGCGGGGAGCATCGTCAATGTGTCGTCTTGTTATGCGGTCACAGGACGCCGTGGAATGGGTCTCTACGATGCCACCAAAGCCGCCCAGCTTGCGTACACACGCACGCTCGCCTTTGAAGAGGCGCCACATTCGGTAAGAGCGAACGCAGTCTGTCCAGGATCCACGCTGACCGACTTTCACGTGGGTCGCGCTCAGGGTGCGGGAAAGAACGTGGAGCAACTCAAGTCTGAACGCAAGGACACGTCCTTGATTGGGCGGTGGGCAGACCCCATCGAAATTGCACGGCCCATCCTCTGGCTGGCTTCCAGTGAAGCCTCCTTCATCACCGGCACAACGCTGATGGTGGACGGCGGGCTGCACATCATGTAA
- a CDS encoding PDR/VanB family oxidoreductase, translated as MSTSTLSARVHTLRYEAPDTISVELKPAEEGVRFPSHEPGSHIDLHLGNGLVRNYSVLNPCSDSGRYVVGVLKDRKSRGGSKFVHENLRVGQMLKISEPRNNFALDEAALHSVFLAGGIGITPMLCMLDRLLELGRTADLIYCSRSRQDTAFLQKLETMTARGLNITYHFDNEEGRPPDLKTLLSAHSPAAHFYACGPAPMLDAFQRECSNLNLHQVHLERFTAPQAPQPAASDFTVELRRSAKVIQVSAGQSILDAMLDNGLLPDHSCREGLCGACETKVLDGQVDHRDSILTAEERRANKSMMICVSRCSSQCLVLDA; from the coding sequence ATGTCTACATCCACGCTTTCTGCACGAGTTCACACCCTGCGCTATGAGGCACCGGACACCATCAGCGTTGAACTGAAGCCAGCGGAAGAGGGCGTGCGGTTTCCGTCGCATGAGCCTGGCTCACACATTGATCTCCACTTGGGCAACGGTCTCGTCCGGAACTATTCCGTGCTCAACCCATGCTCAGATTCGGGCCGCTATGTTGTGGGCGTATTGAAGGATCGCAAAAGCCGCGGTGGTTCCAAGTTTGTGCATGAGAACCTCCGTGTTGGCCAAATGCTCAAGATCTCAGAGCCACGCAACAATTTTGCTCTGGACGAAGCCGCGCTGCATTCGGTGTTTCTGGCAGGAGGAATTGGCATCACCCCCATGCTTTGCATGTTGGACCGACTGCTCGAATTGGGGCGAACAGCGGACTTGATCTATTGCTCAAGGTCGCGACAGGACACAGCATTCCTGCAGAAACTGGAGACCATGACCGCGCGTGGGTTGAACATCACCTACCACTTCGATAACGAAGAAGGCAGACCACCCGATCTGAAGACGCTGCTTTCAGCACATTCACCTGCAGCGCACTTCTACGCTTGTGGTCCAGCGCCCATGCTTGATGCATTCCAAAGGGAGTGTTCAAACTTGAACTTGCACCAAGTGCATCTCGAAAGATTCACTGCGCCTCAAGCTCCGCAGCCGGCTGCGTCCGATTTCACGGTGGAGTTGCGGCGCAGTGCGAAAGTCATCCAAGTCAGCGCCGGACAGTCGATCTTGGATGCCATGTTGGACAACGGTTTGTTGCCCGACCACAGTTGTCGCGAAGGACTTTGTGGTGCATGCGAGACCAAAGTTTTGGACGGTCAGGTAGACCACCGGGACAGCATCCTCACCGCCGAAGAGCGTAGGGCAAATAAGTCGATGATGATCTGTGTATCGCGGTGCAGCTCTCAGTGCCTTGTTCTGGATGCGTAA
- a CDS encoding DUF4113 domain-containing protein, with product MGASPRNWNMRQELRTPSYTRRWEDMPVVRT from the coding sequence ATCGGCGCTTCACCTCGCAACTGGAACATGAGGCAGGAGTTGCGCACACCCTCGTACACGAGGCGGTGGGAGGACATGCCGGTGGTCAGGACGTGA